CAGTATGCCCGCTTACTGCAGTCGTATTAAAAAATCTCATGTATGATCTTGGTCCGTATCGAAAAAATGTACAGTTGGTTGCGGTCAATGCAAACCCGATCGCAACCAAGGTAAAAGACGTCTATGATTGGTCATCTTCGCATGGGATGCTCCATGAGTGGCAGTACCTCACAGGCCCTACCGATTCCTTGCAAAACGTTTGGAAAAATTACTACGTCTCAAGTCAAATCCTTCACGGCAATCTTGTAGAACACATCGCGGCCGTTTTTGTCATCGACGCAAAAGGTCATGAAAAATGGCTGTACCTAAACAGTACAGATCCTCAAGCATCGACGATTTCTGCCCAAGTACAAGAGATCGAAAACCACATTGCTCCCCTCTTGCCTGGACATGTAAGCCCTTCTCAATTCGCGCCCGCACGACAGCTAGAGTATCTTCCAAGCTCACTTGGACCTTCCTCAGCTGTAGATCGCGCATTTACGCTTCCAACACTTTTTCCCAACAAGTCTGGACTACCGACGACGCGAAATATTTCAATCGGCCACACTGGGCATTCTACACTGCTCGAGTTTTTTGCAACGTGGTGTCCAGATTGCCAAATGGAAACACCAACGTTACAAAAGTATGCGCAATGGACAAAAAGACATCCCACATGGCCTACTCTTTTCGCCGTAGATCTGCGACAATCTGAGCCATCGACGCTACATGTAAAACAATACATGGTCACAAACCATCTTCAATACCCAGTTGCTTTAGACGCGACTGGCAGCGTGAGTGACTTGTACGGGATCACAGGGATTCCCACACAAGTTTTAGTATCTGGTACCGGGCACATCCTTTGGTATCATCAAGGATTAATCTCTTTTTCAAACCTTACATCAAACCTACAGGCAAACATGTCAAAAGGCTTGTCGAAATAATACTCCGTTTCACGGACTGATATGGCAAGACTCGCCGAGGGGTTCAAAGTGATGATTTCGGTTGAGTCTTACCATTCATCATGGCTACGTACTGTTCAAACGTTATATTATGCCCCACGATATATTTTGCAGGAAGAATTCCCACATAACGAATATGCCATGGTTCATATTCATAACCCGTTATCGCTTGTTTTCCTTTAGGATATCGAATGATAAATCCATATGTCGCCGCATGTTTTTGTAACCAGATGGCTTGCGGGGTCTTTGAAAAGCAACTTTGAACAGCGCAACGTCCACTGCTTCCAGAGACATCAATGGCAAGACCAGTCTCATGTTCACTCTCTCCAGGCAGCGCGCTAAATTGCTCTGCCGCCAATTTTCCATACTGTTGAACATACTGTGCAAAAAGGGATGCTTGTGTCGCATACGACCGATAGGCGGAAACTCCATCCATAAAGACGCCATCTTGCTTTGCGGCAGCAAACATTCTCGCTAGCGCAAGTGCCGCTACTTTCCTCATTAAACGAAACTCAGCATCTCGCGCACCGTACAGAAATGGTACACTCGGGACAACAAGATCACTCGGTACATACCCACTGGGCAAGCGATTTTCTTTATTTACAAGAACCAATTGACTCGACGGATCTCTGACAGTTTGCAATGAGCCAAATAAATTGGAATGTACTGTTCCACTCGATTTCGTATGAGTTCGAATCGATTTACTGGCTACCCCTTGCCCCTCCTTTTTGGAACTTTGAATCGAAACCGCTTTTTGTAATCCAAGCAAAACGTGGTTTTCTATCAAGCGAGAAAGAGAACGATGATACCCTATAACGGTAACGACCACCAGCGCGAAAATGATAATCCACCGTTTTTTACGAACAAACCGCAAAATGAACGCCTCCACAATGAGTATAGCCAAAACTCTACAATGATCCAAGCAATTTTGTGTTCAGAAAGCATCGTATATTGATTCAATGATCGATCCTCACGATCGAAAAAAGTGCATAACCGAAGTATCAAGTATTGTCAGGTGCGCCGCTGCAAAAAGATAGAATTCGTATTAGTGCTTATGCGACAATTTATGATGAACAGCGACATCCTTGTCATGTTCCGAAGTGTGCACTTCCTGATGAAGACCATGATTTCCGCCATGTCCCAATACATGTGAACTACCCATTCCGTGTTTCATTCCACGGCGAACCATCCACCAATTGATTGGATACGTTACAATTGATCCAATCAAAATGCTAATCGACATGATCAGCCAGAATCGAAGATCTACAGCAGACATGACATGCCAAATCCTCATAAAGTACGCCATCGTCGGAAACATGCCAATCACCATAAAGGTCAATGATAAAAATTCCGCAAAAAAGGCAGTTTTCAATTCATGTTTAAATGTTGTTCCGTTCATTTTCATCATAGGAATCGTTTGGAAAAACAGCCATCCCATTAAAAAGCCAGCGATGTACTCAACCACCATGCTCTGAGACTCGGGTAACCTTAACCAAGTCGCAACAGTCGATGCAGCGACAATCCCTAACGCGTCACCAGCTACGCAATGCATGACAGAACCTACCGACTGCTTCCACATCGGCGCAACAAATGCATCGTGAGTGCCCGGTTCTGGCTCGCGACAACTACGGTGGTATAGCCAAATTCCGATGAATCCGAGGTAAAGCGTAATTAATATCCATGCGATTTTCATCATGGACATGATTTCCGGTTGGTGGCGAAGATCTTTCACCAACCAGAACGTACAACAGACTGAGATTACGATCCATGTTAAA
This genomic interval from Ferroacidibacillus organovorans contains the following:
- a CDS encoding redoxin domain-containing protein, encoding MNRSIKHLIEITIAFVTILFLLAITFFTWRFVSNIHPIPKSNPATPNTNNPASNPNVDPGASLGNKMAPNFTLTNQFGKSISLKNYRGKIVVLTFIDSKCTTVCPLTAVVLKNLMYDLGPYRKNVQLVAVNANPIATKVKDVYDWSSSHGMLHEWQYLTGPTDSLQNVWKNYYVSSQILHGNLVEHIAAVFVIDAKGHEKWLYLNSTDPQASTISAQVQEIENHIAPLLPGHVSPSQFAPARQLEYLPSSLGPSSAVDRAFTLPTLFPNKSGLPTTRNISIGHTGHSTLLEFFATWCPDCQMETPTLQKYAQWTKRHPTWPTLFAVDLRQSEPSTLHVKQYMVTNHLQYPVALDATGSVSDLYGITGIPTQVLVSGTGHILWYHQGLISFSNLTSNLQANMSKGLSK
- a CDS encoding M15 family metallopeptidase, with the protein product MEAFILRFVRKKRWIIIFALVVVTVIGYHRSLSRLIENHVLLGLQKAVSIQSSKKEGQGVASKSIRTHTKSSGTVHSNLFGSLQTVRDPSSQLVLVNKENRLPSGYVPSDLVVPSVPFLYGARDAEFRLMRKVAALALARMFAAAKQDGVFMDGVSAYRSYATQASLFAQYVQQYGKLAAEQFSALPGESEHETGLAIDVSGSSGRCAVQSCFSKTPQAIWLQKHAATYGFIIRYPKGKQAITGYEYEPWHIRYVGILPAKYIVGHNITFEQYVAMMNGKTQPKSSL
- a CDS encoding DUF4396 domain-containing protein, whose translation is MMKIAWILITLYLGFIGIWLYHRSCREPEPGTHDAFVAPMWKQSVGSVMHCVAGDALGIVAASTVATWLRLPESQSMVVEYIAGFLMGWLFFQTIPMMKMNGTTFKHELKTAFFAEFLSLTFMVIGMFPTMAYFMRIWHVMSAVDLRFWLIMSISILIGSIVTYPINWWMVRRGMKHGMGSSHVLGHGGNHGLHQEVHTSEHDKDVAVHHKLSHKH